One window of Halonatronomonas betaini genomic DNA carries:
- the deoC gene encoding deoxyribose-phosphate aldolase, producing the protein MAIKPKDMAKMIDHTFLNPTGKVEDIKKLCEEALEHEFATVCVHPIFVPYANKLLKDSSVKVTTVVGFPLGANTTETKAFETRNAIKNGAQEIDMVMNLSAFKSKAFDLVKSDIKSVVDSTNTAGITSDIIVKVIIETCYLEEDEIVKACEIAKDAGADFVKTSTGFGPGNATVEAVSVMRKTVGRDVGVKASGGIKNFEDALAMLDAGANRIGASSGVAIVTDEVD; encoded by the coding sequence ATGGCAATTAAACCTAAAGATATGGCAAAAATGATCGATCATACCTTTTTAAATCCTACTGGCAAGGTGGAGGATATAAAGAAATTATGTGAGGAAGCTCTGGAGCATGAATTTGCAACAGTCTGTGTTCATCCTATTTTTGTGCCCTATGCCAATAAATTACTAAAGGATAGTTCAGTTAAGGTAACGACAGTCGTTGGTTTTCCTCTAGGGGCAAATACTACTGAGACCAAGGCTTTTGAGACCAGGAATGCTATTAAAAATGGTGCTCAGGAAATTGATATGGTCATGAATTTAAGTGCCTTTAAGTCCAAGGCATTTGATCTGGTTAAATCAGATATTAAATCAGTCGTTGATTCGACAAATACTGCAGGGATTACTTCAGATATCATTGTTAAGGTAATAATAGAGACCTGTTACCTGGAGGAAGATGAAATAGTCAAGGCCTGTGAGATTGCAAAGGATGCAGGTGCAGATTTTGTTAAAACTTCAACTGGTTTTGGACCTGGTAATGCTACTGTTGAAGCAGTTAGTGTTATGCGAAAAACAGTTGGTAGAGATGTTGGTGTAAAAGCATCCGGTGGTATTAAGAATTTTGAAGATGCCCTGGCCATGCTTGATGCCGGCGCTAACAGAATTGGTGCTAGCTCTGGTGTTGCAATAGTTACTGATGAAGTAGACTAG
- the recO gene encoding DNA repair protein RecO — MAEKVTEAVVLKRSDLGEKDQLVTFYTKDAGLLRLAFSGGKSFKSSYLGLVQSFNWLNLTYFQGEGLGKIIDVESKYNFPGVKNDYNKLSYGNYILEFYYLTGTAEKNPLYFNHLILSLIKLEGIERDIQFKKLMVIFNTAALSLLGYPLQLADCDNCQALSGNKDYYFLIDEGRFFCNKCNPASLNSEHSVSLNKNQVKFLLRSKAKGFGADKFPAIADNSFNKLNKLLLDFIKYHLDLDFKALSMLDLYR; from the coding sequence GTGGCTGAAAAGGTTACTGAAGCAGTCGTTTTAAAACGCTCAGATTTAGGGGAAAAGGATCAGTTAGTGACCTTTTATACTAAAGATGCCGGTCTTTTAAGGCTGGCCTTTAGTGGAGGCAAATCCTTTAAAAGTTCTTATCTGGGCCTGGTTCAATCGTTTAACTGGCTTAATTTGACTTATTTCCAGGGCGAAGGATTAGGGAAGATAATTGATGTTGAATCAAAATATAATTTTCCAGGTGTTAAAAACGATTATAATAAGCTTTCTTATGGAAATTATATTTTGGAGTTCTATTATCTGACTGGTACTGCTGAGAAGAACCCTTTGTACTTCAATCATCTTATTCTCAGTCTGATAAAACTGGAAGGTATTGAGAGGGATATTCAATTTAAAAAGCTAATGGTGATATTTAATACTGCAGCCCTTTCTTTATTAGGTTATCCCTTGCAATTAGCTGACTGTGATAACTGCCAGGCTCTGTCTGGCAATAAGGATTATTATTTTTTGATAGATGAAGGCCGGTTTTTTTGTAATAAATGTAATCCAGCCAGTTTAAATAGTGAGCATTCAGTGAGTTTGAATAAAAATCAGGTTAAATTTTTGCTCAGGTCGAAAGCAAAAGGTTTTGGTGCTGATAAATTTCCTGCAATAGCTGATAATTCTTTTAATAAGTTAAATAAATTATTGCTGGATTTTATTAAGTATCATCTGGATTTAGATTTTAAAGCATTAAGTATGCTGGATCTTTATAGATAG
- the glyQ gene encoding glycine--tRNA ligase subunit alpha has product MLFQDIIQKLSQYWGEQGCVIEQPYDVEVGAGTMCPGTFLRALGEKPWDSAYVQPSRRPQDGRYGDNPNRVQRHFQFQVIMKPSPENIQDLYLDSLRELGIDPLEHDIRFVEDNWEAPTLGSWGLGWEVWLDGMEITQFTYFQQVGGLDARPVTVELTYGLERIAMYLQEVENVYDLTWVEGVTYGDIYYRNEYEQSKYNFEVADVARLHRLFDDFEAEAEEALNDNLALPAYDYTLKSSHIFNILDARGAISVTERTKYIKRVRNLAQRTARVYLEVQEEKEDSGNEQ; this is encoded by the coding sequence ATGTTATTTCAGGATATTATTCAGAAGTTAAGTCAATACTGGGGTGAACAGGGATGTGTTATTGAGCAACCCTATGATGTTGAGGTAGGAGCTGGAACAATGTGTCCAGGCACCTTTTTAAGAGCTCTAGGAGAAAAACCCTGGGATTCAGCCTATGTTCAGCCTTCAAGAAGGCCACAGGATGGTAGATATGGCGATAATCCTAACCGGGTTCAGAGACATTTTCAATTTCAGGTTATTATGAAGCCTTCACCTGAAAATATTCAGGATCTTTATCTTGATAGTTTAAGAGAATTAGGTATTGATCCCCTTGAACATGATATTCGCTTTGTTGAGGATAACTGGGAGGCTCCAACTCTAGGATCCTGGGGGCTTGGCTGGGAAGTCTGGCTTGATGGTATGGAAATTACTCAATTTACATATTTCCAGCAGGTTGGCGGTTTAGATGCCAGGCCTGTTACTGTTGAGCTTACCTATGGCCTTGAAAGAATTGCTATGTATCTCCAGGAGGTTGAGAATGTTTATGACCTTACCTGGGTTGAGGGAGTAACCTATGGTGATATTTATTACCGGAATGAATATGAACAATCTAAATATAATTTTGAGGTGGCAGATGTAGCTCGCCTTCATAGATTATTTGATGATTTTGAAGCTGAAGCAGAGGAAGCATTAAATGATAATCTGGCCCTGCCTGCTTATGATTATACTTTGAAATCTTCTCATATCTTTAATATACTTGATGCCCGAGGTGCTATTAGTGTTACAGAGAGAACTAAATATATTAAGCGGGTAAGAAATTTAGCACAAAGGACAGCCAGGGTATATCTGGAAGTTCAGGAAGAAAAGGAGGATTCAGGTAATGAGCAATAA